The DNA region TTACCGTCCTCAAATGTTGGGTGGCGGTCGAGGTCCTGAAGCTTCAACTACTCCTAAAGAAGACCCATTTGCAACTAAATTAAAATTATTACAAGATAACGGATTACATCTTGCAGAAGCTCAAAAAGACGGAAGCAGCCTTTATCATTTTGCTGTGCTAAAAAATGATATAACTTTGCTAAAAAAATTAGCCGATTTAAATATTGACATCAATGCAAAGAACAAAAATGGGTTAACTGCTTTACATAAAGCGGCCATGATTGCAAAAAACGATGCAATTTTGAAATATTTATTATCAATTGGTGCTAAAAAAGACATCAAAACCGACTTTGACGAAACGGCTTACGACCTAGCCAAAGAAAATGAAACCCTAACGAAAAACAACATTGCTGTTGAAATTTTAAAATAATATAATGAAATCAATTTTTAAAACTGCTTTATTAAGCGCATTTATCTGCCTAATTTCTTTTCAATCTTCAGCTCAAAGCAGCAAATACAAATGCATGTTACAAATGTCAAACTATGTGGGTGAAGGGGCTTACATCGTTGTTTCTTTAGTCAATGCAAAAGGCGCTTACGAAAAAACACTTTATGTAATGGGTGACGATAAAAAATGGTACAAAACGTTGAAAGAATGGCATAAATTCTATTCAAAAAAACCCAATAATATCAGTGCCATTACAGGAGCCTCAGTTACTGGTGGAGACAGAAGCATTACTACTATTGAAATTGACGATGCCAAAATTAATAGTGGTTACAAATTGCGTTTTGAATCGGCAGTTGAAGACCAAAAATACCATACCATAGATGCCGAAATTCCTCTAACTACTGAAGGAATTACTTCAAAAACAGAAGGAAAAGGGTACATTCGTTACGTACGTTTAAGCAAAATATAACAACATAGCTAGATGACTCTTTCCGTTTGGCGATACGCTCACCTCTCTTTGGCGGTATTTTCTGCTGCATTCTTATTTTTAGCATCTGTAACAGGTACAATCCTTGCTGTAGATGCTATTCAGGAGAAAATTCCGTCTCAAAGAGTGAAAAATTTCGAATCAATTTCTTTGGATAAAACCTTGTCTACGCTTCGCAAAATGTATCCAGAAATTACAGAAATAAGTGTCGATCACAATCAGTTTGTAAGCTTACAGGCTATTGACAAAGATGGAAATGATGTCAACGCAATTATAGATCCTACCAATGGAAAAATCATTAGTACACCTCAAAAGAAAAGTGATTTTATCAAATGGATTACGGGCTTGCATCGTTCTTTATTTCTGCATGAAACAGGAAGACTTATCATTGGAATTAATGCCTTTCTTTTATTTTTAATAGCCATTTCTGGTTTTGTATTGGTACTAAAAAGACAAAAAGGAATTCGCAACTTTTTTTCAAAAATCATCAAAGAATATTTTGCCCAATATTATCATGTATTATTGGGACGTTTGGCCTTGATTCCTATTTTAATTTTGGCTCTTTCGGGAACATATTTATCTATGGAACGTTTTCATCTTTTTGAAAAAGGAGAAAAAACAGCAAATGAA from Flavobacterium nitratireducens includes:
- a CDS encoding DUF2271 domain-containing protein; translation: MKSIFKTALLSAFICLISFQSSAQSSKYKCMLQMSNYVGEGAYIVVSLVNAKGAYEKTLYVMGDDKKWYKTLKEWHKFYSKKPNNISAITGASVTGGDRSITTIEIDDAKINSGYKLRFESAVEDQKYHTIDAEIPLTTEGITSKTEGKGYIRYVRLSKI